From a single Cinclus cinclus chromosome 16, bCinCin1.1, whole genome shotgun sequence genomic region:
- the VRK3 gene encoding inactive serine/threonine-protein kinase VRK3 — translation MSGRRVRGRRGTGAGTGTRTGTQTPERPRAEVSGGSPRRNRFCPQCGLSVEHEFRFCPACGGRQPAPPEDHTEPAAPTPSPSPVPSPAASPSPRAAAARLGPRSPRKPRPGPAAPLPADTVLTDQGGRRWRLVRLLEQGGYGLVYEAQSASGTCPQKQSYSLKLDAKDGRIYNEQNFFQRAAKSGTVEKWKKWHSVPLLGIPNCVGFGLHADSYRFLVFFDLGRSLQSVLSDGLHLLREKVAFQIAVRVLDCLEYIHENEYVHGDITAENIYLNPADLTQVTLAGYGFAFRYCPGGKHVARREGSRTPHEGTVEFISLDSHKGTGPSRRSDLESLGYCLVKWLCGILPWSDELDKVKAVMEQKERYRKDVRCLLQLCFRQRSIPDALESYLEQVMALEYEEKPDYAALQQLFRKPLEKMKASAYDSVDVRVVP, via the exons ATGTCGGGCCGGAGGGTTCGCGGGCGGCGCGGGacgggagcagggacagggacgcGGACAGGGACACAGACCCCCGAGCGGCCGCGGGCGGAGGTGTCCGGCGGttccccaag ACGCAATCGGTTCTGCCCGCAGTGCGGGCTCTCCGTGGAGCACGAGTTCCGCTTCTGCCCGGCCTGCGGCGGGAGGCAGCCCGCGCCGCCCGAGGATCACACCGAGCCCGCAGCGCCGACACCGAGCCCGTCGCCGgtccccagccccgcagcctccccctccccgcGGGCGGCCGCGGCCCGGCTGGGGCCCCGCTCGCCCCGCaagccccggcccggcccggccgcgccgCTCCCGGCGGACACGGTGCTGACGGACCAGGGAGGGCGGCGGTGGAGGCTGGTGCGGCTGCTGGAACAGGGCGGCTACGGGCTGGTGTACGAAG CGCAGTCAGCATCTGGAACCTGTCCTCAAAAGCAAAGCTACTCCCTCAAACTT GATGCCAAAGATGGGAGGATCTACAATGAACAGAATTTCTTCCAGCGAGCTGCTAAGTCAGGCACAG TGGAGAAGTGGAAGAAGTGGCAttctgtgccactgctgggcaTCCCCAACTGCGTTGGCTTTGGACTGCATGCAGACAGCTACAG GTTTTTGGTGTTCTTTGACTTGGGGCGATCTCTTCAGTCAGTCCTGAGTGATGGCCTGCACCTGCTGAGGGAGAAGGTGGCTTTTCAGATTGCAGTTCGTGTG CTAGACTGCTTGGAGTACATTCATGAGAATGAGTATGTGCATGGGGACATCACTGCTGAGAACATCTATTTGAACCCAGCAGACCTCACACAG GTGACTCTCGCTGGCTATGGCTTCGCATTCCGGTACTGCCCCGGGGGGAAGCACGTGGCTCGGCGTGAGGGCAGCAGGACCCCTCACGAGGGCACGGTGGAGTTCATCAGCCTGGACAGCCACAAGGGCACAG GACCATCTCGACGGAGTGACTTGGAATCTCTGGGCTACTGTCTTGTGAAATGGCTCTGTGGCATTTTGCCTTGGTCTGATGAGCTGGACAAAGTAAAAGCTGTGATGGAACAGAAAGAAAG GTACAGAAAGGATGTGAGATGCCTTCTCCAACTGTGCTTCAGGCAGAGATCCATTCCAG ATGCCCTGGAGAGCTACCTGGAGCAGGTGATGGCACTGGAGTACGAGGAGAAGCCTGACtatgcagccctgcagcagctctttaGGAAGCCACTGGAAAAGATGAAAGCTTCAGCTTACGACTCTGTGGATGTCCGAGTGGTGCCCTGA